From Curtobacterium sp. MCBA15_012:
CACGAACAACGGGCCGCTCGCCGGACGCTGGATCCCGCGCTGGGCGCCGTCGCTGCCGCCGCTGTTCGGTGAGCACCTGGACACGACGAGCGCGTTCGGCGCCCGGAAGCCCGACCGCGCCGTGTTCGAGCGGGCGCTGGCACACCACGGGGTGCCCGCCGAGCGCGCGTTCTTCGCCGACGACATGCCGGTCAACGTCGAGGCGGCTGCGAGCGTCGGCATCCACGCCGTGCTCGTCGAGGACCACACCGACCTGCGCGAGGCCGTGCGCGCCTTCGTCGCCGCCCGCGAGCAGATCACGGTCGCCTGACCCGCGGGGTCGCCCCGAGCACCGGCCGGGAGGCGCAACACACCTCGGCCGGTCGCGTCACGCGGACCGCGTGGTCACGGCCGGGAGGCGCGACACACCTCCGCCGGTCGGGTCACGCGGACCGCGTGGTCACGGCCGGGAGGCGCTGCTCGCCCCCGGCTAGCGGGTCGCCGTGGTCGTGCGGTCGCGACCGGTGAGGTCGACGTGCGTCTCCGGCGAGCGGAACCCGCGGCGCGCCAGCACCTCGCGGACGCCGGCGCCCTGCTGCTCGGCGTGCTCGACGACCACCAGGCCGCCCGGCACGAGGAGCCGCCACGCCGTCTCGGTCAGCGCCCGGACGGCGTCGAGGCCGTCCGGGCCGCCGTACAACGCGAGGGCCGGGTCGTGGTCGCGGACCTCCGGATCGACCGGCACCATGTCGTCCGGGACGTACGGCGGGTTCGACACGACGACCGACACGGTGCCGTCGAGCTCGGGCAGCGCGTCGCCGAGGTCGCCCTCGACGAGCCGGACCGTCCCGCCGTGGGCCTCGATGTTCCGGCGGGTCCACGGCAGCGCCTCGGGTGAGCGTTCGACCGCGTACACGACGGCGTTCGGCACCTCGGTGTCCATCGCGATGGCGATCGCCCCGCTGCCGGACCCCAGGTCGACGGCGACCGGCTCGGCGACCGCGGTCGCCCGGAGCGCGTCGATGCCGAACTGCACGACGCCCTCGGTCTCCGGCCGCGGCACGAAGACGCCGGGGCCGACCGCCAGGGTCAGGGCGCGGAAGTGCGCCTCGCCCGTGATGTGCTGCAGCGGCTCGCGCGTGACCCGGCGTGCCACCGCGTGCCGGAAGCGCTCGACGTGCTCCCCCGCGATGGCGCCGCCGGTCAGTGCGCGCACCTGCACGGCCCCGCGCGAGGTCCCGGACGCCCAGGCGAGCAGCAGCTCGGCGTCGACCCGTGCCGACGGCACGCCGTGCGCGACGAGCGCGGCGACCGCCTCGTCGAGCAGGCGGTCGGCCGCGAACGGGACGGACGTGGCGGGGGCGGGTCGCGCCTCCCGTCCGTCCTCCGTCGGTCCGGTCACGCGTCCTGGTCGCCGATGGCGGCCAGGCGGGCCTCCTCGTCCGCGCTGATGGCGGACTGGACCACGGGCTCCAGCGCACCGTTCATCACACGGTCCAGGTCGTACGCCTTGTACCCGGTGCGGTGGTCCGCGATGCGGTTCTCCGGGAAGTTGTACGTGCGGATGCGCTCCGAGCGGTCCATTCCCCGGATCTGCGACTTGCGCGCGTCCGACGCGATGGCGTCGAGCTCCTCCTGCTGGCGTGCGAGGATGCGCGCCCGCAGGACGCGCATGCCGGCCTCGCGGTTCTGCAGCTGCGACTTCTCGTTCTGCATCGCGACCGTGATGCCCGTGGGCAGGTGCGTGATGCGGACCGCGGAGTCCGTCGTGTTCACGGACTGGCCGCCGGGACCGGAGGACCGGTAGACGTCGATCTTGAGGTCGTTCTGGTTGATCTGGACCTCCTCGGGCTCGTCAACCTCGGGGAACACCAGCACGCCGGTGGTCGACGTGTGGATGCGCCCCTGCGACTCGGTCGCCGGCACCCGCTGCACGCGGTGCACCCCGCCCTCGTACTTGAGGTGTGCCCAGACGCCCTGCGACGGGTCCGTCGTGTTCGACTTGATCGCGACCTGGACGTCCTTGTAGCCGCCGAGGTCGGACTCGGTGCGCTCGAGGAGCTCGACCTTCCAGCCCTTCGTCTCCGCGTAGTGCGTGTACATGCGCAGCAGGTCCGCGGCGAACAGCGCCGACTCCTCGCCGCCCTCGCCGCCCTTGATCTCCATGATCACGTCGCGGCCGTCGTCGGGGTCGCGCGGGATGAGCAGCCGGCGCAGGCGCTCCTGCCGCTCGGCCAGCTGCTCCTCGAGCGAGGGGACCTCGTCCGCGAAGGCGTCGTCCTCACGGGCGAGCTCCCTGGCGGCGGCGAGGTCCTCCCCCGCCGCCTGCCAGGCCTCGTACGCGGCCTTGATCTGGTTGAGCTCGGCGTAGCGCCGGTTCACCTTCTTCGCGCGGGCTGCGTCGGCGTGGAGCGCGGGGTCCGACAGCTGCTGCGTCAGGTCCTCGTGTTCCGCCAGCAGCCCTGCCACCGACTCGAACACCGGTTACTCCTGGTGGCCGTCGTGGCGCCCGCCGGTCGACGGGACCGACTTCTGCACCTGGACCAGGAACTCGACGTTCGACTGCGTCTCCTTGAGGTTGCGCAGCACGATCTCGAGCGCCTGCTGGGTGTCGAGGCCGGCGAGGGCCCGACGCAGCCGCCAGGTGATCGTGACCTCGTCGGCGGAGAGCAGCTGCTCCTCGCGACGGGTGCCCGAGGCGTTCACGTCGACGGCGGGGAAGATCCGCTTGTCTGCGAGGTGACGGTTGAGGCGGAGCTCCATGTTGCCGGTGCCCTTGAACTCCTCGAAGATCACCTCGTCCATCTTCGAACCGGTCTCGACGAGGGCGGTCGCGAGGATGGTGAGCGAGCCGCCGTCCTCGATGTTGCGCGCGGCGCCGAAGAAGCGCTTGGCCGGGTAGAGCGCGGCCGAGTCGACGCCACCGGAGAGCACGCGGCCCGACGGCGGGGTGGACAGGTTGTACGCGCGGCCCAGACGGGTGATCGAGTCGAGCAGGACGACCACGTCGTGGCCGAGCTCGACGAGACGCTTCGCACGCTCGATCGCCAGCTCGGCGACCGTGGTGTGGTCCTCGGCGGGACGGTCGAAGGTCGAGGCGATGACCTCGCCCTTCACCGTGCGCTGCATGTCGGTGACCTCTTCGGGCCGCTCGTCCACGAGCACGACCATGAGGTGCGCCTCGGGGTTGTTCTTGGCGATGGCGTTCGCGATCGCCTGGAGCACGACGGTCTTGCCGGCCTTCGGCGGCGACACGATGAGGCCGCGCTGGCCCTTGCCGATCGGCGACACGAGGTCGATGATCCGCGTCGACAGCTTCTGCGGCTCGGTCTCGAGGCGCAGACGCTCGTTCGGGTACAGCGGGGTGAGGTCCTGGAAGTCGACGCGCGCGGCGGCCTCGTCGGCGGTCTGACCGTTGACGGAGTCGACCTTGACGAGCGCGTTGTACTTCTGGCGGCTCTGCTGGTCGTCGTTCCGCGGCTGCTTGATCGAGCCGACGATCGCGTCGCCCTTGCGCAGGTGGTACTTCTTCACCTGGCCGAGGGAGACGTAGACGTCGCTCGGACCCGGCAGGTAGCCGGTCGTGCGGACGAACGCGTAGTTGTCGAGGACGTCGAGGATGCCCGCGATCGGGATCAGGACGTCGTCCTCGGTGACCTCGGGCTCGAAGTCGTCGTTCTGGGCGCCGCGGCCGCGCTTGCGGTCGCGCTGACGACGGCCGCGGCCGTTCTCCGCCTCGGCCTCGGCCTGCTGCTTCTGCTGCGCGGCCTGCTGCTGGCCGTTCTGCTGACCGTTCTGCTGCTGGCCGTTCTGCTGCTGGCCGTTCTGCTGCTGGCCGTTCTGCTTCTGCTGGGCGCGCTCGTCGGTCGACTTCTGCTCGTCCTGCTGCTTGCCGTTCTTCTGGCCGCCCTGCTGGCCGTTCTGCTGCTGACCGTTCTGCTGCTCGGTGCCCTGCTGCTCGCCGGCGTCACCGTTCTGCCCGCGACCGCGACCACGACCACGGCTGCGACGCCCGCGGCGCGAGCCGCCGTCCTGGTCGCCCTGGGACTGGTCGTCCTGACTCGACTGGCCCTGACCGGACTGGCCCTGACCCGAGTGGCCCTGGTCGGACTGCTCGGTGGTGTCGGCGTCGGCGACGACGTCGGCGGCCGCAGCACGTGCCTCCTGGCCGGCGTCCTGCTGGACGTCGTCGCGCTGCGCGGCGTCCTGGCGGCCGGCGCGGTTCCCGCGCCCACGGCGCTGCCCGGACTGGGCGGCTTCCTGGGCGTCCTTCTCGGCGCGGACCTGGTCGAGCCCGGCGAGGAGGTCCTCGGTGCCGGTGTGACCGTGGTTGGTGTGCTCCGCTGCCGAGGTCGGCGCGGCGGTGACGGTGCCACCGGAGGTGACGCGGCGCGAGCGGCGGCCACGCGGGCCACCCTGCTCGGGCGCGGCCTGCTCGGTGGCGGCCTGCTCGGTGGCGGCCTGCTCCGGGGCGGACTGCTGCGCGGCGGGCTGCTCGGGGGCGACCTGCTCGGGCGCGGCCTGCTGGGCGACCGGCTGCTCGGGAGCCTGCTGCGCGGCGGGCTGCTCGGTGGCCGGCTCGTCGGCGACGGGCAGCTCGACCGGTGCCGCAGCGGCGGCCTGCTCGGCGTCGACCGGGCGCTTGTCCTCGATCGAGGCGATGAGGTCGCCCTTGCGGAGCTTGGAGAGCCCGGTGATGCCGAGCGAGGAAGCGATCCGCTGGAGCTCCGGGAGTCGGAGGGCGCGCAGGTCGCTGGGGATCTCCACCGGGGTGGAGTCGTTGACGTTCGTCAAGGTGGGTGTTTCCTTTCGAACCGCAGAACGCGGAGAGTTTCCACCGTCCCGGCGCGCACAGGTTGGGCGTCGACCGTCGTTCAGACGACGGTCCGGGATTCGGTGATCAGGAAGAGAATGCCCCCGCGCACCAGACCCTGCGCTGGCGGAGAGGGGTCCTGGTGAGGAGCGTCCTGACGCCTACGCGGGATCGGCTTCGAGCGCCGAGTGCGGCACCACTGTAGCACCACCGAGGTCGACGGCCAGCATGAGCGCCCGCCAGTCGGACTCCGCGTGTCGCGCCACGAGGTCGGCTGCCGTGAGGCGCTGCGACGGGTCGCTGCCGAGCACGAGCAGGCTCGGCCCGGCGCCCGACACGACGGCCGCGAGTCCGTGCTGCCGGAGCAGGCCGATGAGCGCGTCGGTCTCGGGCATCGCGCTCGCCCGGTACGACTGGTGCAGGCGGTCCTCGGTCGCGGCGAGCAGGAGCTCCGGGCTCTGGATGAGCGCCGCCACGAGCAGTGCCGAGCGGGACACGTTGAACGCGGCGTCCTCGTGGGGCACGCTCGCGGGCTGCAGCGACCGCGCGAGCTTGGTGGAGAGCGTCGACGTCGGCACGAACACCACGGGCGAGACGCCGCGGTGCACGAGCAGCCGCTTGTGGGCCGGTCCGTCCGGGGTCATCCACGCGATGGTCAGGCCGCCGAACAGTGCCGGGGCCACGTTGTCCGGGTGCCCCTCCATCTCGGTGGCCAGGGCGAGGAGCGTCGCGGCGTCGAGGTCGACGATGCCCTCGAGGAGTCCCCTCGCGGCCATCAGCCCGGCGACGATCGCCGCCGCCGAGGACCCCATGCCGCGGCCGTGCGCGATCGCGTTGACCGCGTGCAGCTCGAGGCCGGGTTGCTCGACCCCGGCGTGCGCGAGGCCGCGGCGGACCGCCTGCACGACGAGGTTCGTGTCGTCGGAGGCCACCTCGCCGGCGCCGACGCCCTCGACCGTCACGGTCGCGCCGGGCTCCGGACGGACGCGCACGACGACCTCGTCGTACAGCGCCAGGGCGAGCCCGAGCGAGTCGAAGCCCGGCCCGAGGTTCGCCGACGTGGCCGGCACGCGCACGCGGACCGCCCGTCCGGCCGGTACAGCACCGCGGGCGGGTGCGGCGGTGTGGGCGGTCGTGGCCTCCCCCGGTCCGGACGAGCGGTCGATGCTCACGCGGGGCCGACCAGTCCGAGCACCTCGGCGACCGACTTCGTGTCCACCGGCACGCTCGTCGGGGTGACCTCGCCGCCGTCCGGGCTGCGGAGCGCCCACTGCGGGTCCTTCAGGCCGTGGCCGGTCACCGTGATGACGACCGTCGCGCCCTGCGGCACGACACCGGCGTCGGCGCGCTCGAGCAGGCCGGCGACGCCGATCGCGGACGCGGGCTCGACGAACACGCCGACCTCGGCGGACAGGATGCGGTGCGCCGCGAGGATGCCCTCGTCGGTGATCGCACCGAAGTACCCGTCGGTCTCGTCGCGTGCCTCGAGGGCGAACTGCCACGACGCGGGGTTGCCGATGCGGATGGCCGAGGCGATGGTGTCCGGCTGGCGGACGACCTCGCCGCGCACGATCGGCGCGGAACCGGCGGCCTGGAACCCGAACATGCGGGGCATCTTGGTCGAGCGACCGGCCGCGACGTCCTCGCGGTAGCCGCGGGAGTACGCCGTGTAGTTGCCCGCGTTGCCGACCGGCAGGAAGTGGAAGTCCGGCGCGTCGCCGAGCACGTCGACGACCTCGAAGGCCGCGGTCTTCTGGCCCTCGATGCGGTCGTTGTTCACCGAGTTGACCAGGTGCACCGGGTAGTTCGCGGCGAGGTCGCGCGCGATGTCGAGGCAGTCGTCGAAGTTGCCCTGCACCTGGAGCAGCTGCGCGTCGTGCGCGACGGCCTGGCTGAGCTTGCCCATCGCGATCTTGCCCTCGGGCACGAGCACCGCCGCGGTGATGCCGGCGTGCGTGGCGTACGCGGCGGCCGATGCGCTCGTGTTGCCGGTCGAGGCGCAGATGACGGCCTTCGCGCCGTGCTCGACGGCCTTCGAGATCGCCATCGTCATGCCGCGGTCCTTGAAGGAGCCGGTCGGGTTCATCCCCTCGAACTTGACGTACACGTCGGCGCCGGTCCGCTCGGACAGCCGTCGCGCCGGGATGAGCGGGGTGCCGCCCTCGCCGAGGGTGACGACCGGCGTCGCCTCGGTGACGTCGAGACGGTCGGCGTACTCGCGCAGGACTCCCTGCCACTGGTGGGCCATCAGGCTCTCCTTGTTCGGTGTGTTGCAGTTCGGGGGTTCGGGGGTCCGACGTCGACGACGGCGGACCGGGTCGTCCGTGGGCTAGGCGCCGACGACGCGCAGCACGCTCGTCACCTCGACGACGACGTCCTCGCCGCGGAGGGCCCGGACGGTCGCGGCCAAGGCGGACTCACGGGCGAGGTGGGTGCCGATCACGAGGTTCGCGGTGCCGGCCGAACCGTCGCCCGGGTCGGTCGCCGCGGTCTGCTCGACGGTCTCGACGCTCACGCCGTGGTCGGCGAGGACGCCGGCGACCGTGGACAGCACGCCGGGGGCGTCCGCCACGTGCAGCGTGATCTGGTAGCGGGTGCTCACCGAACCGATCGGGAACACCGGCAGCGCGGACTGCGTCGACTCCGCCACGCCGGGACCGCCGATGACGTGCCGTCGCGCCGCGGAGACGAGGTCCCCGAGCACGGCCGACGCGGTCTCGACCCCGCCGGCACCGGCACCGTAGAACATGAGGTCGCCAGCGGCCTCGGCCTCGACGAACACCGCGTTCTTCGCACCGTGCACGCTCGCGAGCGGGTGCGCCTCGGGCACGAGGGCCGGGTAGACGCGTGCGCTGACGCCCTCGACGCCGTTCTCGTCGGTCAGACGCTCGGCGGTCGCCAGGATCTTCACGACGTAGCCGGCCTTGCGCGCCGCGCGGACCTGCTCGATCGTGACCGAGGTGATGCCCTCGCGGTGCACGGCGGCGAGGGGCACCGAGGTGTGGAACGCGAGCGAGGCCAGGATCGCGGCCTTCTGCGCGGCGTCGTAGCCCTCGACGTCGGCCGTCGGGTCGGCCTCGGCGTACCCGAGCGCGGTCGCGGTCGCGAGGGCGTCCTCGAACGTCGATCCCTCGCGGTCCATGAGGTCGAGGATGAAGTTCGTCGTGCCGTTGACGATGCCCATGATCCGCTCGATGCGGTCACCGGCGAGGGAGTCGTGCAGCGGACGGATGATCGGGATCGCCCCGGCCACGGCGGCCTCGTAGTACAGCTGGGCGCCGACCTGCTCCGCAGCCGCGAACAGCTCCGGGCCGTGCGTCGCGAGCAGCGCCTTGTTGCCCGTGACGACGTCCGCGCCCGATTGCAGCGCCTGCAGGACGAGGGAACGCGCGGGCTCGATGCCGCCGATGAGCTCGACGACGATGTCGGCTCCGAGGATGAGCGACTCCGCGTCCGTCGTGTACAGCTCCGCCGGCAGCTCGACGTCGCGCGTGGCGTCGACGTCGCGGACGGCGATCCCGACGAGCTCGAGGCCGGCGCCGGCACGGGATGCCAGTTCGTCGCCGTGCTCGAGGAGCAGCCGGGCCACCTGGGAGCCGACCGAGCCGGCTCCGAGCAGCGCGACGCGGACGTTGCGGTATTCGATCATCTGGTGCGCATTCCTGTCGGGTCGGGGATCTTCCCGGGGGGTGTCAGCGGCCGGGGCCGACGACGACCCCCGTGTCGCGGGCGAGCAGGTCGTCGATCGACTCGCCCCGCACGAGGATACGGGCTGCGCCGTCCGCCACCGCGACGACCGGCGGGCGGCCGACGTGGTTGTAGTTGCTCGCGAGCGACCAGCAGTAGGCACCGGTCGCGGCGACCGCGAGGAGGTCCCCGCGCCGCACGTCGCCGGGCAGGTACTCGTCGTTCACCACGACGTCGCCGGACTCGCAGTGCTTGCCGACGACCCGGGTGAGCACCGCGGGGACGTCCGAGCTGCGCACGAGCCGGGCCGTGTAGTCCGCCCCGTACAGCGCCGGTCGGACGTTGTCGCTCATGCCGCCGTCGACCGACACGTACGTCCGGGTGGCCGCGGTGCCGTGCTCGTCCTCGAGCACGACCGGCTTGATCGTCCCGACGCGGTAGAGCGTGAGACCGGCCGGTCCGACGATGTACCGACCGGGCTCGACCGCGACCTCGGGCACCGGGATGTCCCGTTCGGCGCATGCCTCGGCCACGATCGTCGCCAGGGCCTCCGCGACGTCCTCGGGGTCGAAGGCGCTGTCCGCCTCGGTGTAGTCGATGCCCCAGCCGCCGCCGAGGTTCAGCTCGGGGACGGGTCCGGTCGCGACGAGCTCGGCGTGCACGTCCATCAGGCGACGGGCGGCCTCGCGGAACCCGGACTCCTCGAAGATCTGCGAGCCGATGTGCGAGTGCAGCCCGACGAACGCGAGCGACGGCTCCGCACGGACGGCCTCGGCCGCGGCGACCGCCTCGGTCAGCGGGATGCCGAACTTCTGGTCCTCGCGCGCGGTCGCGAGGTAGTCGTGCGTCGACGCGTGCACGCCGCTGTTGATCCGGATGCGCACGCGCTGGACCGTCCCGGCCGCGGTGGCGGCACGCGCGACGCGGCCGATCTCCTCGTGGCTGTCGAGCACGATCGTGCCGAGGCCGAGCTCGACCGCCCGGGCGATCTCGGCGTCGGACTTGTCGTTGCCGTGCAGGCCCATGCGCGCCGGGTCGACCCCGGCGGCGAGCCCGACCGCCATCTCGCCCGCGGAGCAGACGTCGAGCCGGAGGTCCGCCTCGGCCATCCACGCCGCGACCTGCGTCGTGAGGAAGGCCTTCGCGGCGTAGTACACGTGGGCGCGGGTGCCGATCCGGGCGAACGCGTCGGTGAACGCCGTGCGGACCCGGGCGGCGCGGGACTGCACGTCACGCTCGTCCACCACGTACAGCGGGGACCCGTACTGCGCGACGAGGTCGGCGGCGGCCACGCCGCCCACGGCCAGCTCGCCGTCGTCGGTCCGCGTCGCCGACGCGGGCCAGATCCGCGCGGTCAGCGCGGAGGCGTCCTCGGGGAACCGCAGCCGCGGCGGGGCCAGTGGGTTCTCGCTCACGGGACCCGATCCTAGCGAGGCGGGGCGCGCCTCCCGTCCGGTGTTACGCCACCGTCCGCGCCACGCGACCCCGCGGGGCGGGTCAGCCGGAGCAGGACCCGACGGTGCGGAGCCCCTGCTCGGTGAGCGGCAGACGGTCGGCGGTGACCCGGACCGTCGCCTGTCGGGCCGTCACGTCGAGCGCACGCACGCGCAGCTGCTCGGGCAGGAACTGCGCGGTGCAGACCTGCACGGGCACGTCCGTGACGCCCGGGATCGAGTTCACCTTGAGGCCGAGGTCGGAGTTCGTGATCCGGACGCCCTTCGGGGTGATCGTGACGCCGCGGCCGTCCCGTTCGGCGGCGACGTCGCCCGTCGCCGCGTAGGTGATGTCGTAGCCGAGCACCGCGGTGGACCCGGACAGCTCGACCCCGCCGTCGACGAGCGTGAGACGGTCGAACAGCGGGCTGTACTTCGCGAGGTCCTTGACGCTCGACGACGCCAGCGTGACCGTGCCGTCGACGTCCCGCACGTCGCCCTTCCCGTCGACCGGGACGTCGTGCACCGTGACGTCGGCCGCGAGCGGGACCCCGTCGACCGTGAGGCGGTCGGAGCGGATGTCGACGCGGTCCAGGGTGCCCGTGACGAGCTGCGGGAGGACGACGCCCTCGGCGTGTGCGGTCACCTCGCCGGTCGCGCCCTCGGGGAGGGACTGCTCGACCTGGTCGGCGATCACCCGGTCGACCACGCCGCGGAGGACGAACTCGGCGACGACGACCAGGGCGGCGAGCACGAGCAGCACGACGACGAGGACGATCGGCCAGCGGCGGCGCCTGCGGGAGGGGGCGGGTGCGACGGACATGCGTCCCACCCTGCCAGGGACCTCCGGCAGACAGCCTGGAGGCGCGGTGCGGGTCCGGTGGGAGGGGTGCGGGGCGGGCGCTTCGTGGCGCGGGGGGCGGGGCGCTGCGCGCCGGGGCGCGCTGTGCGCTTCGTGGCGCGACGTGCTCCCGAACAAGCGGAAGCACGTCGCGCCACGGCGATCCGTGGCGCGACGTGCTTCCGGTTGTGCGGAGCGTCCGCGGCCGGCGCCGCGCGCGCGAAGCGCGCCGCGCCGCCAGCGCCGCGCCGCCAGCGCTACATGCGCTCGGGAGCACTCACCCCGAGCAGGCCGAGCCCGTTGCGGACGACCTGGCCGGTCGCGTCGTTCAGCCACAGGCGGGTGCGGTGCAGGTCGGTCACGGTCTCGTCGCCGAGCGGCGTCACGCGGCAGGCGTCGTACCAGCGGTGGTACAGCCCCGCGAGCTGCTCGGTGTAGCGCGCGATGCGGTGCGGCTCGCGGAGTTCGGCGGCCTGTCGGACCACGCGCGGGAACTCGGCAAGGGCCCCGAGCAGGGCGCTCTCGGTCTCGTGCGTCAGGAGCGAGGCGTCGAACGCCGACCGGTCGACCCCGGAGGCGGCGGCGTTGCGGGCGACCGACTGCGTGCGGGCGTGGGCGTACTGCACGTAGAAGACCGGGTTGTCGTTGGTCCGCTTCGTGAGCAGGTCGAGGTCGATGTCGATCGCGGTGTCGCTGGCGAACCGGACGAGTGCGTACCGGCCGGCGTCGA
This genomic window contains:
- the prmC gene encoding peptide chain release factor N(5)-glutamine methyltransferase codes for the protein MTGPTEDGREARPAPATSVPFAADRLLDEAVAALVAHGVPSARVDAELLLAWASGTSRGAVQVRALTGGAIAGEHVERFRHAVARRVTREPLQHITGEAHFRALTLAVGPGVFVPRPETEGVVQFGIDALRATAVAEPVAVDLGSGSGAIAIAMDTEVPNAVVYAVERSPEALPWTRRNIEAHGGTVRLVEGDLGDALPELDGTVSVVVSNPPYVPDDMVPVDPEVRDHDPALALYGGPDGLDAVRALTETAWRLLVPGGLVVVEHAEQQGAGVREVLARRGFRSPETHVDLTGRDRTTTATR
- the prfA gene encoding peptide chain release factor 1, which gives rise to MFESVAGLLAEHEDLTQQLSDPALHADAARAKKVNRRYAELNQIKAAYEAWQAAGEDLAAARELAREDDAFADEVPSLEEQLAERQERLRRLLIPRDPDDGRDVIMEIKGGEGGEESALFAADLLRMYTHYAETKGWKVELLERTESDLGGYKDVQVAIKSNTTDPSQGVWAHLKYEGGVHRVQRVPATESQGRIHTSTTGVLVFPEVDEPEEVQINQNDLKIDVYRSSGPGGQSVNTTDSAVRITHLPTGITVAMQNEKSQLQNREAGMRVLRARILARQQEELDAIASDARKSQIRGMDRSERIRTYNFPENRIADHRTGYKAYDLDRVMNGALEPVVQSAISADEEARLAAIGDQDA
- the rho gene encoding transcription termination factor Rho → MTNVNDSTPVEIPSDLRALRLPELQRIASSLGITGLSKLRKGDLIASIEDKRPVDAEQAAAAAPVELPVADEPATEQPAAQQAPEQPVAQQAAPEQVAPEQPAAQQSAPEQAATEQAATEQAAPEQGGPRGRRSRRVTSGGTVTAAPTSAAEHTNHGHTGTEDLLAGLDQVRAEKDAQEAAQSGQRRGRGNRAGRQDAAQRDDVQQDAGQEARAAAADVVADADTTEQSDQGHSGQGQSGQGQSSQDDQSQGDQDGGSRRGRRSRGRGRGRGQNGDAGEQQGTEQQNGQQQNGQQGGQKNGKQQDEQKSTDERAQQKQNGQQQNGQQQNGQQQNGQQNGQQQAAQQKQQAEAEAENGRGRRQRDRKRGRGAQNDDFEPEVTEDDVLIPIAGILDVLDNYAFVRTTGYLPGPSDVYVSLGQVKKYHLRKGDAIVGSIKQPRNDDQQSRQKYNALVKVDSVNGQTADEAAARVDFQDLTPLYPNERLRLETEPQKLSTRIIDLVSPIGKGQRGLIVSPPKAGKTVVLQAIANAIAKNNPEAHLMVVLVDERPEEVTDMQRTVKGEVIASTFDRPAEDHTTVAELAIERAKRLVELGHDVVVLLDSITRLGRAYNLSTPPSGRVLSGGVDSAALYPAKRFFGAARNIEDGGSLTILATALVETGSKMDEVIFEEFKGTGNMELRLNRHLADKRIFPAVDVNASGTRREEQLLSADEVTITWRLRRALAGLDTQQALEIVLRNLKETQSNVEFLVQVQKSVPSTGGRHDGHQE
- the thrB gene encoding homoserine kinase, whose translation is MRVPATSANLGPGFDSLGLALALYDEVVVRVRPEPGATVTVEGVGAGEVASDDTNLVVQAVRRGLAHAGVEQPGLELHAVNAIAHGRGMGSSAAAIVAGLMAARGLLEGIVDLDAATLLALATEMEGHPDNVAPALFGGLTIAWMTPDGPAHKRLLVHRGVSPVVFVPTSTLSTKLARSLQPASVPHEDAAFNVSRSALLVAALIQSPELLLAATEDRLHQSYRASAMPETDALIGLLRQHGLAAVVSGAGPSLLVLGSDPSQRLTAADLVARHAESDWRALMLAVDLGGATVVPHSALEADPA
- the thrC gene encoding threonine synthase encodes the protein MAHQWQGVLREYADRLDVTEATPVVTLGEGGTPLIPARRLSERTGADVYVKFEGMNPTGSFKDRGMTMAISKAVEHGAKAVICASTGNTSASAAAYATHAGITAAVLVPEGKIAMGKLSQAVAHDAQLLQVQGNFDDCLDIARDLAANYPVHLVNSVNNDRIEGQKTAAFEVVDVLGDAPDFHFLPVGNAGNYTAYSRGYREDVAAGRSTKMPRMFGFQAAGSAPIVRGEVVRQPDTIASAIRIGNPASWQFALEARDETDGYFGAITDEGILAAHRILSAEVGVFVEPASAIGVAGLLERADAGVVPQGATVVITVTGHGLKDPQWALRSPDGGEVTPTSVPVDTKSVAEVLGLVGPA
- a CDS encoding homoserine dehydrogenase, translated to MIEYRNVRVALLGAGSVGSQVARLLLEHGDELASRAGAGLELVGIAVRDVDATRDVELPAELYTTDAESLILGADIVVELIGGIEPARSLVLQALQSGADVVTGNKALLATHGPELFAAAEQVGAQLYYEAAVAGAIPIIRPLHDSLAGDRIERIMGIVNGTTNFILDLMDREGSTFEDALATATALGYAEADPTADVEGYDAAQKAAILASLAFHTSVPLAAVHREGITSVTIEQVRAARKAGYVVKILATAERLTDENGVEGVSARVYPALVPEAHPLASVHGAKNAVFVEAEAAGDLMFYGAGAGGVETASAVLGDLVSAARRHVIGGPGVAESTQSALPVFPIGSVSTRYQITLHVADAPGVLSTVAGVLADHGVSVETVEQTAATDPGDGSAGTANLVIGTHLARESALAATVRALRGEDVVVEVTSVLRVVGA
- the lysA gene encoding diaminopimelate decarboxylase, encoding MSENPLAPPRLRFPEDASALTARIWPASATRTDDGELAVGGVAAADLVAQYGSPLYVVDERDVQSRAARVRTAFTDAFARIGTRAHVYYAAKAFLTTQVAAWMAEADLRLDVCSAGEMAVGLAAGVDPARMGLHGNDKSDAEIARAVELGLGTIVLDSHEEIGRVARAATAAGTVQRVRIRINSGVHASTHDYLATAREDQKFGIPLTEAVAAAEAVRAEPSLAFVGLHSHIGSQIFEESGFREAARRLMDVHAELVATGPVPELNLGGGWGIDYTEADSAFDPEDVAEALATIVAEACAERDIPVPEVAVEPGRYIVGPAGLTLYRVGTIKPVVLEDEHGTAATRTYVSVDGGMSDNVRPALYGADYTARLVRSSDVPAVLTRVVGKHCESGDVVVNDEYLPGDVRRGDLLAVAATGAYCWSLASNYNHVGRPPVVAVADGAARILVRGESIDDLLARDTGVVVGPGR
- a CDS encoding LmeA family phospholipid-binding protein, which encodes MSVAPAPSRRRRRWPIVLVVVLLVLAALVVVAEFVLRGVVDRVIADQVEQSLPEGATGEVTAHAEGVVLPQLVTGTLDRVDIRSDRLTVDGVPLAADVTVHDVPVDGKGDVRDVDGTVTLASSSVKDLAKYSPLFDRLTLVDGGVELSGSTAVLGYDITYAATGDVAAERDGRGVTITPKGVRITNSDLGLKVNSIPGVTDVPVQVCTAQFLPEQLRVRALDVTARQATVRVTADRLPLTEQGLRTVGSCSG